In Ursus arctos isolate Adak ecotype North America unplaced genomic scaffold, UrsArc2.0 scaffold_2, whole genome shotgun sequence, the genomic stretch CTCTAGAAAGTGGGGTGCTCTTCACAAGGGACTTAGTATTCCTCTGAGTTCCCTGGACCAGCCTGGAATTCCGGTTTGGAAGCTACTTAGTCCCGGGAGGCCCCCGGCTGAACGCACAGACCCCTCAGGGGTCCCTCTGACCCCCGGAACTGGCCACCACCCCATAGTCCGTGGACCCAAACAACGTGACCCAGCAGCGGCAGCATACCGCTCCAGCCGCACCTGGCTGACGGGCTGTGGGTTTTGTCAGCGTGGGGGATCCGCCGTCCGAACCCGGGCCCTTGACTCCAGAGGCCACCTCGGTTTCATGGCACTGGGCTGCCCGGTCGCAGCGGCCAGAGGGCTAGACTGCTGGCCCCACTTCCCCACAGGGCAGAGTGAGGGTCTAGGTATGCCGAGCGCACAGCTCCCCCTGCTCGGGGCTACAGCAAGCCCCCCGCCACACCCCTGCTCGCTCCAGGGGCACATGTTCTCCAACCATCTCTCCCGTGAGTTTTCACAGTCTCCACCAGGTTTTTGAtcagctccccctgcttttgtagCGTGGAGAAGGAGGCCAGGGAAGAAAAGCATCAGGACTAGTTTGTTAAGCACTTGGAACCCCTGTTGTGACATACCCCCCTCTCACTGGCCTTCCCTCTTGTATTTCCTCCCCCAGGACTGTCCTGAGCCCTCCGGAGCCCCTCCGTGGGTGAGAAGCCTGGGTGGTGATCCCCAGAGGCAGGAGTGTAGTGGCATCAAGCCCTGGCGTGACGAGGCCTCCGGCCAGCAGGAAGCAGGTGTTAAAGCCCCAGACGGCAAGTCCCTCCCCATTCAGCAAGCCCAGAGCCAGGAGTCCCCAGGGCCAGGCTCGTGGACCTGGCAAGGAAAGGCGGCTCCCCATAGCCAGTGTGGACAGTGGCCACCTGCCCCACCACGTGGACCCAGAGAGGGGCAGGCACCTGCCACACTCGCACAGCCCATCTCCCACAGCAGTCAAGGCAGGACTGGGACCTGCAACCCTCCTCACCCCAGCTTGTGGAGCGTGTGGTTGGTCTCTGCCAGGATGGAGGATTCCATCATAGGTCCCAGCGAGGTCAGAAAGGTGAGCATTGGGATATGCAGAACCTTCCAGAAGTTCCCTTCTGGAACCACTAGAAAGAAAGACTCATCCCAGCACCCCCACTTATCAGCCTTGGATGAGTGACTTCACCCGTGTGAGCCTCAGCTTTGTCACCTGGAAAATGGGGTGAGGATTCGCTGTTTTAGAACATGGCCTCACCTtctgtgttttataaatgttAGCTACTCCTCTTATTGTCATCATCACATTCCCTCCCCCAAAGCAGGGATCAGCCGTCCTGGGGCCTGGAGGCCTGGAGACCAGCTCCGGGGACAGTTAAGCTGTGCAGTGCCTGGAGACGGGTGGGCTCACTGCCTGAGCCCCGCACTGCCGGCCCTGGCGGCTGATCAGACGTGGTGGGTCCCACATGGGAGCCAACTTGGCTGGACGGCCAGGGGCTGCTGGCCTGTGCTGGACACACGGGGGCCTGCCAGGGGCAGGTGCAGACTTGGCTTGGCACATCTCCTAGAGAATTCTTGGGCTGGGTCAGGCCTGGTAGGGATGGGCCCCATCCGGGGGTACGTGTGGCCAGCGTGGAATAGGGGAGCTGATTTTCCAATTCTCCCCCGTTGGGGTCATGTCTACTTttcttttgtctgtctctttGCTTTTTCAGCGCCCAGACATTTTCAATGGCCCAAGGTCTGGAGGGGGTCATGGTCACCCTGGTAACCAACCACAAAGCAGAAACCCTCTCCCAAGCTGACGGGGTGACGTGTGCTTGCTACTTTTCACCAGAGGACAGTGACCCACTCAGAGTCACAGAGCTCAAGGGGTCGGGCCATGTTGCAGCCTTGAATTCTCCCCTCTGGTATGGGCATGGAAGCTCTCCTGACCTCAAATGGCCCAAGGCCAAGTTCTCCCAGCTGGTTCCAGACCTCAACATACTATGTGTTCTCGGCCAAGTGCCCCTTCCTGGGCCTTTGTCGCTTGGGTGCAGAGATCCGCTTGGCCCGGTACAGGCGGAGATCCTGTGGTTTGGACAGTGTCTGGACCCCACCCACTCTGAGTGGCCCCAAACAGGTGCCTGGCAGGGAGGCCTCCATCCTGTCCTTTGCCACCCTCCGAACTGGTGTCTGGACCTGGAGCAGTATTTCAAGAGCCATCCCTGAGAACCTCCAGCCCTGCTGCGACGAGAGGGAGCTCTCCAGACCATGGTAGGCTGGGGCTGCCCTGCCTCCTGACCCTGACCTCATTCCTCAACTCTGACCTCATCCTGTGACCTTGACTTCGTGTGTGATTCTGACCTTCACCTCATGCCTGAACTCAGCCTGACCTTGACCTTGCTCCTCTCACTGACATCCTTGACCTTGACCTGATGTTGTCCCTAGTCCTGACCTTTTTCTTCACCCTTGATGTTATCCTTGCACCTGGCCCACCCTGGACTGTCCTTAATGGGTGGCCAGTCTGTCCATGTAGGTCCTGATTTGGGTCTCTGCTTCCTGGACTCGGTGGGGGCTGCCGCGGTGAAGTGCGGGGGGGCTAGGAACGAGGAAGAGGAGGGTAGAGGGAAACAGGTGGGCTAGGCTTGGCGGTGTTACGGCAGAAGCAGGATTCTGCTCCTAGTTAGAGGATGTGGTTCCTGGGGGGCGGGATTGATATTCCAGGATAGCCTGGGTCCTACACAGGCTGGCGTGGGgcctgccctgctgccctcccctggcctctgtCTCCAGCCCCTTGGGTGTCCCCTCAGGCTCTCAGTGGCACCTCTCTCTAGTCCCTGTCTCACACCTTCGCTCTCCCTCCCGAGCCTCAGCTCAGAAGCCGCCTCCTCCGAGAGGTCTGCCCTGAGTGCCCCAATGCCATAAGGGCTCCTCTGTGTTCTCAGTGTCTGTCCGTCCCTCCATCACTCCCCACTGATCATCAGTCTCCCAGTGGGACTGGGGGACCCTTGGGGACAAGGCGGGGCCTGATTCAGCACGGGgtccccagggctgggcacagACCCTGGCTGGAGGGCAGCAGGCAGCTAATCAGCGTCCCGATGCTCGGAGGTAGGATCAGCTCGGTTCATaagtggggacactgaggctcagagcaggccCCCGAGGTTCTCAACATCGCAGGGATGCGAGCAGCGGAGGCAGGTTTAGAACTCAGGTCCAGGTGCCCTCTTCTGCCCCGAGGTGTTCCTTTcggaagattttcatttttttaggggCACATTGTAAAAGGCAGTTTCCAAGACGGCTGGGCTGGAAACGGTCCCAGCTGGGCGAGCAGGACGCCGCTcaaggccctggggctcagggtgCCCCCAGGGGAGTCCGAGAGAACAACCCCGTCCTCCCTTGGGGGTTCTGGAggagggcctggcacacagtggggtgACGGGCCACGATAGGGACACGGAAAGCTGGCTGAGACAGGGGTGGGGGACACCCAGGCTTAGGGCAGGTCtgaggagagagagggcagaaTACCCCACAGACGGAAGTGATTGTTTTTTATTAATCAGAGGGAAATGTGCATGTAATTATGTGAGATGAGCCCCGCAGGGAGGTTCCTTTCTTTATGATGTCTGAAGGGATTTATAAATATTACAGAGTTTTACAGCACGAAACGTCCTGGCTGCCCTGCCAGCCCCCTGTCAAAGGATTAGTGGAGACAAAGCACCCAGTAAAAGCTAATTATAAGTCAGCCGGCCCAAGCCTGGGAGCcggaggggaagtgggggtgaGCGCTGAGTGGGGGGACAGGCGTGAGCTCGGGGAGGGGAGACCACACAGGggtcggggggcgggggaggcaagGGAAGCCCAcgctgtggggtggggtgggcagaggcctGACACCACTGACAtggaggcagggggctgggggtggggggacaccgCGTGCCCCTCCGGCTCTGTGAAGCCCGGGTTCTCCTTTCCCCCCAACAAGAGCCAAGTCCGAGAATCCTGGCCCATGCAAGGCTATGGTGATAGCCACTGAGGGCGAGGTGCCCTAGGGGTCTTGGGGACCCAGAGCTTTCAGGGAATGGTCAATGGTGGGCTCTCAGGCCCCTGATATCCTGAGAGAAGCATGTGGAGGCAGGAAGGCTGGCCGGAGACCCTCCGTGTGGGTGGTCGCCCGTTCTACCTGCTATGGAGATGGGCCCCGAGCTCTGGGCAGCCGTTTCTCAATGGATCGGCTCCCTGAGTTGGGCCCCGAGTGGGCGCAGGGGAGCCCTGGGGTGGGATGGACGCAGAGAGATATGGCCGGACCGTGTCCTCTCTGCTATACTGCTTGGGCTCCCCCCACCAAGTCGGGAAGCCGCTGACAGGCCCATGGGGTGGGGGCCCACGGGCTTCTGGCCTCAGGCTGGACAAACGCCCAGCTCGTCCACAAGGCTTCCTTAGGAGCCCTGTGTGTCTGCTGCACCCGGCGGCCCAGGGCGGCCGTGTCGTTTGGGACCGTGACACTCTGGGAGGGGAGGCGCAGGGGGCGGGCGGGGTGCATGGCTGACCTCCGGAGGAGGGGCTTCTGCAGTACCCCACCCGGCACCTCCCAGGCCCCCAGAAGAGCCCGCAAGAGAGAAGGTGGCGCCAGCTCCAATGTCTTCTCCATGTTCGATCAGTCCCAGATCCAGGAGTTTAAAGAGGTTGGTCAGTGCCCTCTGGGGCCACCGGGAGGAGTAATGCATGGAAACACTCAGGGGGCAGGCAAGGCCCGGGTCGCCCTCAGTCCCTGGGGGTGATGATGATGTCACAGTCCTTAGAGGCCGCCATGGTGTGCCTCCAAGCCCGGAGATGTGACTTGCTGTCTTTGGGcaacccccgccccctccctACCTGAGCCtttgcttgctgtgtgacctcgggcgaGTCCTTTgggtctctgagcctcagtttccctctctgtaaaatggggttgcCACAGCACGACGTGAGGGATGGGCATGGCGCTCCTGCAGCGTGCTGGCTTGCAGTGGGAGCTGAGTGGGTCAGCCAACACTCTCGCGCTGTGCCAGGCTGAGCCAGGAACCGGCTGGCCAGAGGGCTCTGTACTGGGGTTACCCAGGCATCAGTGTACAGGGGGAAAGCCCCTTGCGGGggagtctggggaggggcctAGGCTTGGGCGAGTGGGTATGTGGCTGTTCAGTACCCTTGTCTCCACCAGGCCTTCACCATCATGGACCAGAACCGGGATGGCTTCATCGACAAGGAGGACCTGCGGGACACCTTTGCTGCCTTGGGTGGGTGACCAGCAGCTGGGGGGGCTCAGGGCTTGGGGCAGAACTGAGCCCAGGCCTTCTGGAAAGAGTGGGTACCTGGGGACAGGCCAGGGCAGAAGTCGTAGTGGGCGTGAGGGGCTTGGGAGCCGTGGGACTCAGGGGACGGGTGTCCTGTGCCTGGAGGCTACTATCTGGGCCAGCGAcgcagggagggcagcaggggcaTGAATGGCCCGTTAAAAGGCCTGGCCtaggaggctggggtggggtgggggccaagAGAGtagtgggagaggctgggggaggaggctggacACGTCCGCAGGGCTCAAGGCTACCGGGTTTCGGCGGCCAGGGGAGGCTTTTGCCCTCTCTAAGGGCCCAGGGAGAGGCCTTAAGGCATGAATGGGGTGGGGGTCCAGGTCGGGGGAAGGGGGCATAACCAAGTCATATCTAACTAAGCTTTGAGCTCCCAGAGATGTGGTTGTCCCCTGGGACCACGAGGAACCCCAGAGTCCCCACCCCCAGGTGACGTCCTCCAGGGCCACAAGAGCTCTGAGCTCTCAGTCTTCCAGCCCCTATGCATCTCCacttctttgggcctcagtttcttcatctgtgaaatggagataatcacCAACTTGCTGTCCTTTCTAGGGAGGCTGAGGTggtagcggggggggggggcgtgcagtGAGGCTGGGGGCAGCCCAGTGCAAACTGTGGCCAAATGTGTCCCCCTCTTAAGGTCCCCCAGCAGGTGGGCAGGGCCTGAGCACTCAgtcggggcagggggtgggagggtagAGCTGGGAGACCCTGCGGGATGCTCCCTGGTCCTGAGCTCTGTTCTCCTGGGCTGCCTGCAGTGGggtcccctctgtccctcactgTGCTCCTGggtgtccccccctcccccaggccgcATCAATGTGAAGAACGAGGAGCTGGAGGCCATGGTGAAGGAGGCCCCTGGGCCCATCAACTTCACCGTTTTCCTGACCATGTTTGGGGAGAAGCTGAAGGGTGAGCGAGGCCCCGGGGGGCtctggggagaggctgggcagCCCGGCTCTGTGTGCAGACAGCTGGGAGCATGGTGCAGCCCCAGCTGCCGGccccctgggccccaccccactctccaccTCTACACCAGAGTAGGAGTAGGGCCTCCCGGGGCTGGGAGGGGACAATTTGGGTGAAAGCCCTCCGCCCACCATCAGGACGGGACCCCAGCCCTACTTCCTTACCCCTGGGCTCACCTTACCTGCCCTGCCTCACGGCCAACGGGAGGAGAGGTACAGGGAGTGGGGTTCTGGAAGCTATAGTGACTGACCCCAGCCCCGGGAGGGTCACTCACTCCAGGGAACAGCTCGAGGGGCTCAGAGGTGTCACCATCCCTgtgccaggtgcccctgcaacaAAGTGGCAGGGATAGAACCCTAACCACGACTCCCGGGCCTGGGGCGTGAGGTCAGGGCAGCAGTCAGGGAaattctgtccctttctctctgggcCCCGGGGAGCTACCCTCTGCCCCTTAGTAGCATTTTCCTGGGCTCGAGGCCTCcctgggcagaggaagggggccaGCCTGGGCTGTGGCTGCCCTGGGAGGTGagactcctccccacccaccctcgGGCTGCCCCTGCCTGATGCCCTCCCGCTGACCCCCAGGGTGACCTTGGGCCAGGCTTATCTGCTTTGCACCTCCACTTTctgcctgtaaaatgggggttgTGTTGGTTTGCTGGGACTGCTCTAGCAAAAAACCACAAACTTGACAGCTCAGAAAAGCCTCAATGTGTTCTCTCAGTTCCGGCTTCTAGAAATCCAAAATCCCGCAAGAGGCTCCATCAGGAGCTCGAGGGGAAAGccccattttttcttccttttctggccTCTGGTGGCTGCGTTGTTCCCACCCCGGTCTCTGTGGCCCCACTGCCccccttctcttctgtctgtccatctccctgcccctcactcttagaaggacacttgtcgctggatttagggcccatcaGGATAGCCCAGGACGATCTTCCCCTCTTAGCTCATTTCcttacatctgcaaaggcccttttTCCAAGCAAGGTGACATTTCCAGGTTCCAGAGATGAGGACACGGGCATACGTTTTGGGGGCCACCCTCAACCCACTACAGGGCTGACCCTAGCAACATCACAGATTATGTCTGGCGAGAAATCCTAACAGTCTCATGGGTTGAGGCCCGCTGGGAGGTACAAGAGCCTCCACACATGCTGTCCTGGTTGATCCTGGAGCTAGAAGGCTGGCACCTGACGTGTGGCCCAATAGCCCCGCCCTCCAGTGGAAACAGAGGGCCGGACGTGGGGCAGGCGGGGAGCCCGGAGCTGGCCCTCCTCCAGGAGGCTGTTAGGGGTTATTCCCGGGACCGTGGCCTCCTCCTTGAAGAGCTCAGAAGcccagggggctggggcaggggtacAGTCCTGGGGAAGACATGCGTGACTCTAGCCGTGACTGCACGCGGGAGGCCCGAAGCTCGTGTGGGCGCACGGCTGAGCTAAGAGCCAGGACCCAGGGCCAGGCGGGGCCAAGAGACTGCAGCTTTCTCTCAGTTTTGCAGGGGTGCCAGGACTGGGGCTCCACCGAGACTGCACACTCTCAGCCAGCAGTGGGGACAGGAGCCGGGGGACTGGGGCAGGCCCCATCTCATCCCTCTAACTGGGACGAAGACACTTGGTCACGTGATTCCCAGTGGCCACTCGGTAGCCCGTTCATTTGTGTGGTTTGCGGTCTGCAGAGCAGAGACCctctctggggggtggggggaggcttgGGCTGTGGTCACTGTGCGGACAATGGGCCTTAACCTCAGGGCTGCTGGTCCTCCGGAAGGTGGGTTGGAGCCAGCCTGGCCCAGCAGCGAGGACTCTTCACACACCCTGGGAGGCCAAGACCTCCCACCAGCCCCCCACCATAATCCCTGGGgcaccccctccctgcttctgagGCCAGGCGGTGAGTGCCTGGGGCTCTGCCCCAGAGGGACCCTGGGCTGAGCCTCTGGCCTGGTCTcatgggctccctgctgccctcGCCGGAGGAAACCCACGGCTGTGGGCTCCCTGAGCTCCCAGGCCAGCGGGGCCAGCACCCCTTGGCTGGCCTCAGAGACACCGAGTGACTCAGATGGCATCCTGTCCTGATCTTTACCATTAATGACCCATTTTGCAAGCTGATCCTGGGAGGTGGGCAGCAAACACCACCTTTGCCTCTGTGTCACTGGTGACAGAGCTGAGCCTTGAGGAAGGAGGGGGACATGCCTGGTCCACAGTGAGCAGGGCGGCCATGTGACAGAGGGGAGAGTGCATCAGGGAAGGGTCACCAGGTCACCTGCTGTCATTGATAGCTGTGAGGACTTGGGCCAGACCCtgcctctctctgagcctcagtttccccatccgtaCAACCAGGGGCTAGGTATTCCATCCTGTTGTGGTAATAGACACATTCCTTCTAATGACATCTTCTCCCAGAGCCCACACTGTGGGGGTGACAGAACTGCTCTGCCCTACCCCCCagcccactgccccccacccgcCCCATCTTGCAGACCCTCCAGTGCTCCTGCCCGAGCCCAGCCTTCCCCCCAGGTACAGCACTGTCTTTTTGACCTGCCACCCCGCATGCACATCCTGGGTCACGAGAGAGCCCCAGAGatgcccccaccccaagcccgCCTCACTAATCATGacttctgagcttcagtttctttgtctgtaaaatcaGGCCAACGGTCAGGAGGGTCAGGTACGTAGCAAGTGCTCAGCTGGGGTCTCCATGTACAGCTGCACAGGCTGCTCATAACTCTACGTGGAACCCTTGGTCGTTGCTCCTATTCCTTGTTTCTCAGAAATCTTTCTCTTGCTCCCACCGTGAAGTGGGAGTTGGAGAGGAGGCCCCCCATCcagccccccaccagcccccagccccggcctGTCCTCTTCACCCTAGCTCTCTCCCTGCCTGTATGTGCTGTTTCTAGGTACAGACCCGGAGGAGACCATTCTCCACGCCTTCAAGGTCTTTGACACCGAAGGGAAAGGCTTTGTCAAGGCTGATTTGTAagttcctctgcccttcctttggtttttttctctccaaaggcTCAGGTGATCAGTGAGCCTGGGTGAGGTCAGGGTGGGTTGCAGCCCAGTCTCCTCCCCCAAGCAGTGCTTAGCCAGCTCGGCAGTGTCTGGCCAGGAACCAGGAGGGCACTGCCCTGGCCAGCTCAGCCATCGCTTggtgtcccttcccctctctgggaccCGGCATCCCCATTTCTGTGTGGAAGTGTATAGGGAGTGTGGGGTCACTGGGGGCAGATTTCCCAGTGGTAGAGGTGGGCCTTGAAGGGCAACGAAGGTTTGCCTAGGCTGGGGCAGGGAACGTTCTAGATGCTGGAACACAGCCGTGAAGGCACAGGGCTTGGTGTTTGCAGGGTTGGTGAGGGGGCGGCTGGGGGGCGTGGGGAAGGCCGGGTGGGGAAGGCTTAGCACAGAGAGGGTCTCTGTGGGGTAACTTATGCAACAGGCCCTGGACTCGGTCTGCCCTGGGGCCCACTGGGCTGGCATTGTGG encodes the following:
- the MYL10 gene encoding myosin regulatory light chain 10, which encodes MAPRRARKREGGASSNVFSMFDQSQIQEFKEAFTIMDQNRDGFIDKEDLRDTFAALGRINVKNEELEAMVKEAPGPINFTVFLTMFGEKLKGTDPEETILHAFKVFDTEGKGFVKADFIKEKLMTQADRFSEDEVKQMFAAFPPDVCGNLDYRNLCYVITHGEEKD